A stretch of Glandiceps talaboti chromosome 18, keGlaTala1.1, whole genome shotgun sequence DNA encodes these proteins:
- the LOC144448906 gene encoding uncharacterized protein LOC144448906, translating to MRIEKGIVACVTLALAGIVGVLWYRGKKSKTQTSEEDKGRQKQSEEIELEPSISDTMAVPVQTDDKTICLQPVSKETENEIIETISNKNICKSEIEDTALSLETKVSVQENFTEPKVCTEGVLAKSSMPVLDTEVKGQETVCGFDGAGRSGLDNTEVPTADAVVVEKVNAEDVEVESLCAQVKAVTCEQLNVTVEQEINQDYAKDTNLELQTKDSECKGEASPCVQILENIDLTKSAADDMVTATKEMSVDVQTGVADSGEIAKGDRVDAVDGVKTPKAEVSQDSGFTASNDSLPCGRSDTDSPIFSPYNGSSYGSEASSEAISDVSSNDSGRGSQSAIAMNTAIIYEFEFPTKYCGRLIGRGGRNIKYLRERSGAWIVLRKLPFDDAFQQCVITGLRTEVDAAIVLLGKKFPDIDLTRNTTPLDSNGAIAPTTKQLKLPEDAVTDVVVSSIVTTGHLFVQQPSHPSYTSLSRLDNFMVMCYAPPAETPDMPRPIDVGMICAVPLLEGWYRAQIVELIPDTDEVDVRFVDYGGYSRVQASTLKQIRSDFLSLPFQAAECYLRGITPLEGEVGFSQEARDVLEEITQSGVPLQAQVTSYHDDGIPFIELYQYNSEDGAQSRMVNEELFERGVVNWNADF from the exons ATGCGGATTGAAAAAGGTATTGTTGCATGTGTAACGTTAGCCTTGGCAGGCATAGTCGGTGTGCTCTGGTATAGAGGAAAGAAGAGCAAAACACAGACTAGTGAGGAAGACAAAGGTAGACAGAAACAGTCGGAGGAGATTGAACTTGAACCGTCCATTTCAGACACAATGGCAGTTCCTGTTCAAACAGATGATAAGACAATTTGTCTTCAACCTGTATCCaaagaaacagaaaatgaaatcattgaaacgatttcaaacaaaaatatatgcaaaagtGAAATTGAAGATACTGCTCTCAGTTTAGAAACAAAAGTCAGTGTCCAAGAAAATTTCACAGAACCAAAAGTATGCACTGAAGGTGTGCTTGCAAAATCTAGCATGCCAGTTTTGGATacagaggttaaaggtcaagaGACCGTTTGTGGATTTGATGGTGCTGGACGCTCAGGATTGGACAACACAGAGGTACCTACAGCAGatgctgttgttgttgaaaagGTAAATGCCGAAGATGTTGAAGTGGAAAGCCTGTGTGCCCAAGTGAAAGCTGTAACCTGTGAACAGCTGAATGTTACAGTCGAGCAAGAAATCAACCAAGACTATGCAAAGGATACGAACCTAGAACTCCAAACCAAAGATTCGGAATGCAAAGGAGAGGCTTCTCCATGTGTCCAGATCTTGGAGAATATTGACTTGACTAAGAGTGCAGCTGATGACATGGTTACAGCAACCAAGGAGATGTCTGTAGATGTACAGACTGGTGTGGCTGACAGTGGAGAGATTGCTAAGGGCGACAGGGTTGATGCTGTTGATGGTGTAAAAACTCCCAAGGCTGAGGTCAGCCAGGACTCTGGATTCACAGCTTCAAATGATAGTCTGCCATGTGGAAGAAGTGATACAGATAGCCCTATCTTCTCTCCATATAATGG ATCATCCTATGGTTCTGAAGCAAGTTCTGAGGCTATCAGTGATGTATCATCCAATGACAGTGGTCGTGGATCACAATCAGCTATCGCTATGAATACTGCCATCATCTACGAGTTTGAGTTTCCCACCAAGTACTGTGGCCGTCTTATCGGTAGAGGG GGAAGAAACATCAAGTACTTAAGAGAAAGATCAGGTGCTTGGATTGTGTTGAGGAAACTGCCATTTGATGATGCTTTCCAACAGTGTGTCATCACAG GTCTGAGAACTGAAGTAGATGCAGCAATTGTATTGCTGGGTAAGAAATTTCCAGACATTGACCTGACCAGAAATACAACACCACTTGACAGTAATGGTGCCATTGCTCCCACTACAAAACAG ttgaaaCTCCCAGAAGATGCAGTTACTGATGTTGTTGTGTCCAGTATAGTAACAACTGGACACCTGTTTGTACAGCAACCAAGCCATCCCTCATACACCTCACTCTCCAGACTAGACAACTTCATGGTTATGTGTTATGCTCCACCAGCAGAAACACCTGACATGCCTCGACCAATAGATG ttgGTATGATTTGTGCTGTACCTTTACTGGAAGGCTGGTACAGGGCACAAATTGTGGAGTTGATCCCCGACACAGATGAAGTTGACGTTCGTTTTGTGGACTACGGTGGCTACAGCAGGGTACAGGCTTCAACTCTTAAACAGATTCGCAGTGACTTCCTGAGCCTGCCATTCCAAGCTGCAGAGTGCTATTTGAGGGGCATTACTCCACTGGAAG GAGAAGTTGGATTCTCCCAAGAAGCTCGTGATGTGTTAGAAGAGATCACACAGTCTGGTGTTCCACTACAAGCTCAAGTAACTAGTTACCATGACGATGGAATTCCCTTCATTGAGTTGTACCAATATAACAGTGAAGATGGTGCACAG AGTCGTATggtgaatgaagaattatttgaGCGAGGAGTTGTCAACTGGAATGCTGATTTTTAA